Proteins co-encoded in one Ancylomarina subtilis genomic window:
- a CDS encoding LptE family protein, which produces MNWIKSSLLIIIIGLAFTACKVSYSFTGGTLSPDVKTFSVQFFQNRAPLVNPNLSNQFTEDLKEKFRSRTSLDEIVDGEGHLNFSGEITGYQTKALDITSNDIASTNRLTITIRVKFTNEIEPDNDFDKSFSAFEDFDSTKQLTDVENELVDKILEKIIDDIYNQSVVNW; this is translated from the coding sequence ATGAATTGGATAAAATCATCATTACTTATTATAATTATTGGATTGGCTTTTACGGCATGTAAAGTGAGCTATTCGTTTACCGGAGGGACTTTATCTCCAGATGTAAAAACCTTTTCGGTGCAGTTTTTTCAAAACAGAGCTCCTTTGGTAAATCCGAATCTGAGCAATCAGTTTACTGAGGATTTAAAAGAGAAATTTCGCAGCCGAACTTCTCTTGATGAGATTGTTGATGGAGAAGGGCATTTAAATTTCTCAGGTGAAATTACGGGCTATCAAACCAAAGCCTTGGATATCACGAGTAATGATATTGCTTCAACCAACCGTTTGACCATTACCATTCGGGTGAAATTTACAAATGAAATTGAGCCTGATAATGATTTTGATAAGAGTTTCTCTGCATTTGAGGATTTTGACAGTACCAAGCAGTTAACAGATGTTGAAAACGAACTTGTTGATAAAATATTAGAGAAAATTATTGATGATATTTACAACCAATCTGTCGTAAACTGGTAA
- a CDS encoding sigma-54 interaction domain-containing protein: MDVQKIKLRFGIIGNAYELTRAIDIAVQVAPTDLSVLITGESGTGKEVFPQIIHQFSARKHASYIAVNCGAIPEGTIDSELFGHEKGAFTGALSDRKGYFEVANNGTIFLDEIGELPLSTQVRLLRVLETGEFMKVGSSKVLKTNVRVVAATNINIPQAVKNGKFREDLFYRLNTVPIVMPALRKRREDIYLLFRKFAQDFAEKYRMPALRLNEGAQQILQAYRWPGNIRQLKNVTEQISIIEKERLITADILQDYLPANDEQMLPAIYKKDTRDEKSFSSEREILYQVLFDMKKDMTDLKKLVFDLMQKDGDANDLQQKNAMLIRKLYEDQEVDVVRRQPFSPNKVNVSHVDEPDIQDTEEFIEESLSLVDKEMELIRKALEKHNGKRKYAAQDLGISERTLYRKIKEYDIN, translated from the coding sequence ATGGATGTACAAAAAATAAAATTACGCTTTGGTATTATTGGGAATGCGTATGAGTTGACCCGAGCGATTGATATTGCTGTGCAGGTGGCACCAACTGATTTATCGGTATTAATTACCGGAGAGAGTGGAACAGGTAAGGAAGTTTTTCCTCAAATAATACATCAGTTTAGTGCGCGTAAACATGCTTCATATATAGCCGTTAACTGCGGTGCGATTCCGGAAGGAACAATTGATTCAGAACTTTTTGGTCATGAAAAGGGTGCTTTTACGGGTGCTTTGTCTGATCGTAAAGGCTATTTCGAAGTGGCTAATAATGGGACCATTTTCTTAGATGAAATTGGGGAATTACCCTTGTCAACTCAGGTGAGATTACTACGTGTTTTGGAAACCGGAGAGTTTATGAAGGTGGGCTCTTCAAAAGTTCTAAAAACAAATGTTCGGGTTGTAGCTGCTACCAATATTAATATCCCTCAGGCAGTTAAAAATGGCAAGTTTAGAGAAGATTTATTTTACAGACTAAATACAGTACCCATTGTTATGCCTGCTTTGCGTAAGCGTAGAGAGGATATTTATCTTTTATTCCGAAAATTTGCACAGGACTTTGCGGAGAAATATCGTATGCCGGCACTAAGACTGAATGAGGGGGCTCAGCAAATTCTTCAAGCCTACAGGTGGCCAGGGAATATTCGTCAGCTTAAAAATGTTACAGAGCAAATTTCCATTATTGAAAAGGAGCGTCTGATTACTGCCGATATTCTGCAGGATTATTTGCCGGCAAATGATGAGCAGATGTTACCTGCTATCTATAAAAAAGATACTCGTGATGAGAAAAGTTTTTCTTCCGAAAGAGAGATTTTGTATCAGGTTCTGTTTGATATGAAGAAAGACATGACGGATCTTAAGAAACTGGTTTTCGATTTGATGCAGAAGGATGGTGATGCGAATGATTTGCAGCAAAAAAATGCCATGTTGATTCGTAAGCTTTATGAAGATCAAGAGGTTGATGTGGTTCGTCGTCAGCCATTCTCTCCGAATAAGGTGAATGTTTCACATGTTGATGAGCCTGATATTCAGGATACAGAGGAGTTTATCGAAGAATCATTATCTCTTGTTGATAAAGAAATGGAATTGATTCGCAAAGCCTTGGAGAAACATAATGGAAAGCGAAAATATGCGGCTCAGGATTTGGGGATTTCAGAACGAACGCTTTATCGAAAAATTAAGGAATACGATATTAATTAG
- the kdsB gene encoding 3-deoxy-manno-octulosonate cytidylyltransferase, whose amino-acid sequence MKFIGIIPARFASTRFPGKPLADINGKPMIQRVYEQVKIALDDVVVATDDPRIEEAVKAFGGEVVMTSEKHQSGTDRIAEAIEKIEAESSENYQVIINIQGDEPFIQPEQILALKDCFKIPSTQIATLIKPIENSDEIFDMNKVKVVVNKNLRALYFSRSPIPFFRGCDKNEWLEKHTYYKHIGMYAYRRDTLNEITKLPQSSLEIAESLEQLRWLENEYVIKTDITKHESIGIDTPEDLERVKQLGLL is encoded by the coding sequence ATGAAATTCATAGGCATCATTCCTGCTCGATTCGCATCAACTCGCTTCCCTGGTAAACCACTTGCCGATATAAATGGTAAACCCATGATACAACGTGTTTACGAGCAAGTAAAAATTGCATTGGATGATGTGGTTGTTGCAACAGATGACCCTCGCATTGAAGAAGCCGTAAAAGCTTTTGGAGGTGAGGTTGTAATGACATCAGAGAAACACCAAAGCGGGACAGATCGCATTGCAGAAGCCATTGAAAAAATTGAAGCTGAAAGTTCAGAAAACTATCAGGTTATTATAAATATTCAAGGTGACGAACCCTTTATTCAGCCGGAGCAAATCCTGGCTCTGAAGGATTGTTTTAAAATACCATCAACACAAATTGCAACACTTATTAAACCCATTGAAAACTCAGATGAGATCTTCGATATGAACAAGGTCAAGGTGGTTGTTAATAAAAACCTGCGCGCACTATACTTTAGCCGCTCTCCTATCCCATTCTTCCGTGGATGTGATAAAAACGAATGGCTGGAGAAGCACACCTACTACAAACATATTGGCATGTATGCCTACCGAAGAGATACTCTTAATGAAATAACCAAACTGCCTCAAAGCTCGCTTGAGATTGCAGAATCGCTTGAGCAATTGCGATGGTTAGAGAATGAATATGTCATCAAAACGGACATCACCAAACACGAATCGATAGGTATAGACACCCCCGAAGATTTAGAACGAGTCAAACAACTTGGCTTGTTATAA
- a CDS encoding MATE family efflux transporter gives MMKLWEQHAGEYKKTLSLSIPVIIAQAGQITVGLIDNVMIGQLGTIPLAAASFTNTLFNLVLIFGMGYSFALTPLIGKSWGEKDHASVGSWIKNGIMANAFMGLALALLLIILYVFMPDMGQPQSVLQPSRDYLAILMVSVIPMMVFYGYKQFAEGIGDTKTAMKIMLGANIVNTVGNYLFMYGKFGAPEMGLTGAGIGTLLARIFMAIAFIILFYKNQKYQLFTKLYKQSSFCWTKFIQIVKLGIPLGGQIVMEACAFGLCAIMMGWVSEVGMAAHQIAISLSTLGFMIYQGLGSGTTIRVSHYKGANNKEGIIRATKTAMNLMYIYCAFSVILFVGARNLLPLMFTTDTSVIQLAAQMLIVCGIFQLVDGIQIVLVGTLRGFADARIPVIITFISYFLVSIPFSYLSAFVWEFGAVGIWFGFPIGLLVCSALFQMRYKYILKKI, from the coding sequence ATGATGAAACTTTGGGAGCAACACGCAGGTGAATACAAAAAAACACTTTCACTTAGTATTCCTGTGATTATCGCACAGGCAGGACAAATTACAGTAGGATTAATCGATAATGTCATGATTGGTCAATTGGGCACAATCCCTTTAGCTGCGGCATCCTTTACAAACACCCTATTCAACCTGGTTCTAATATTCGGGATGGGCTATTCATTTGCTTTAACCCCTCTAATTGGCAAAAGCTGGGGAGAAAAGGATCATGCATCTGTTGGTTCATGGATTAAAAATGGTATCATGGCCAATGCCTTCATGGGGCTTGCTCTGGCTCTACTTCTGATTATTTTATATGTATTTATGCCTGACATGGGACAGCCCCAGTCGGTTCTGCAACCCTCACGAGATTATTTAGCCATACTAATGGTCTCAGTAATTCCCATGATGGTATTCTATGGCTACAAACAATTTGCCGAGGGGATTGGTGATACAAAAACCGCGATGAAAATTATGCTTGGAGCAAATATTGTAAATACGGTAGGTAACTACCTGTTTATGTATGGAAAATTTGGTGCGCCTGAAATGGGACTTACCGGAGCGGGCATTGGCACCCTGCTGGCCCGAATATTTATGGCTATTGCCTTTATCATCCTTTTTTATAAAAACCAGAAATACCAACTATTCACAAAGCTATACAAGCAGAGTTCATTTTGCTGGACTAAATTTATTCAGATCGTAAAACTGGGTATCCCTTTGGGCGGGCAAATTGTAATGGAAGCCTGTGCTTTCGGACTATGTGCCATTATGATGGGATGGGTTAGCGAAGTCGGCATGGCCGCACACCAAATTGCCATAAGCCTTTCAACCCTGGGTTTCATGATCTATCAGGGATTGGGATCGGGAACAACCATACGTGTCAGCCATTACAAGGGAGCGAACAATAAAGAGGGGATTATACGTGCAACTAAAACGGCCATGAACCTCATGTATATCTACTGTGCCTTTTCTGTCATCCTGTTTGTCGGTGCCCGTAATTTATTGCCTCTGATGTTTACTACAGATACCTCAGTCATACAGTTAGCCGCACAAATGCTAATTGTTTGTGGAATATTTCAACTTGTCGATGGCATACAAATCGTCCTTGTGGGGACTCTAAGAGGTTTTGCTGATGCTCGAATTCCTGTGATTATAACCTTTATATCATATTTCCTCGTCTCGATTCCTTTTAGCTATTTATCTGCCTTTGTTTGGGAATTTGGCGCCGTTGGTATCTGGTTCGGTTTTCCAATAGGATTGCTTGTATGTTCTGCCCTTTTCCAAATGCGATACAAATACATTCTCAAAAAGATATAA
- a CDS encoding Crp/Fnr family transcriptional regulator gives MDDNFELEQYLKHPCFSSLSGRDVSMIINNSTILDFKKNENIIKQGSFATHIYYVLSGLAKINIESDGRNNTIRMAPQYRFLGLSHAFYDKTYHISATAMETSRVLLIDIAVFKQLIKTNGSFAMGIIETMSKTSHRQVKRMVMYSNKNVEGSLATFLLHYSQMENSSTFKLPFSRKEIAETIGYSRESVIHTFSKFNKENIIRVDEKLVELLDIDLLIQIKKKG, from the coding sequence ATGGATGATAATTTTGAGTTGGAACAATATCTGAAGCATCCTTGCTTCTCCTCCCTTTCAGGTCGAGATGTTAGTATGATTATTAATAATAGTACAATTCTTGATTTTAAGAAGAATGAAAATATTATTAAGCAGGGGAGCTTTGCCACGCATATATATTACGTCTTAAGTGGATTAGCCAAGATTAATATTGAATCTGATGGGCGAAACAACACGATTCGTATGGCTCCGCAGTATCGATTTTTGGGTTTGTCGCATGCCTTTTACGACAAGACCTATCATATTTCGGCTACGGCAATGGAAACCTCCAGAGTATTGCTGATAGACATTGCAGTATTCAAGCAATTAATTAAAACCAATGGCAGTTTTGCAATGGGTATTATTGAAACCATGTCGAAAACATCGCATCGTCAGGTTAAGCGAATGGTGATGTATAGCAATAAGAATGTAGAGGGAAGTTTAGCTACCTTTCTGTTACACTACTCTCAAATGGAGAATTCCAGTACCTTTAAATTGCCTTTTTCGAGAAAAGAGATTGCTGAGACCATTGGCTATTCCAGGGAAAGTGTCATTCACACCTTTTCAAAATTCAATAAGGAGAATATTATTCGAGTCGATGAAAAATTGGTGGAATTGCTGGATATTGACCTTTTGATACAAATTAAGAAAAAGGGATAA
- a CDS encoding anaerobic C4-dicarboxylate transporter family protein encodes MFWIEFATVLIAIFVGARLGGIGLGVMGGIGLSVLTFIFNLQPTSPPIDVMLMIVSVITAAAAMQAAGGLDYLVKLAEGLLRKNPNRITFYGPIVSYLFTLVAGTGHVCYSILPVISEVARETGVRPERPLSIAVIASQQAITASPISAATVALLGMLTPYNFELIDILMISIPATFFGVLLGAFAANKMGKDLKDDPEYQKRLKEGKLTVKSDSTNKEVPTSAKISVGLFVLGAFAIVMFGSFASLRPVWNVGGEMVKMGMPATIEMVMMAIAALILIFAKVKVEDVAKGNVFSAGMQAVIAIFGIAWMGDTFFAANMDYLGGGIKEMVTNMPWLFAFALFVLSILLYSQAATVRALMPLGIALGLPAPALIAMFPSVNGYFFIPNYPTVVAAINFDQTGTTRIGKYLLNHSFMIPGMVATIGAVSMGFLMISILF; translated from the coding sequence ATGTTTTGGATTGAATTTGCGACAGTATTAATAGCAATTTTTGTTGGAGCCCGATTAGGGGGAATTGGACTTGGTGTAATGGGAGGAATTGGACTTTCTGTTTTGACCTTTATTTTTAATTTGCAGCCCACCTCACCTCCTATAGATGTGATGCTAATGATTGTATCAGTTATCACAGCTGCTGCTGCTATGCAAGCCGCTGGAGGACTGGACTATTTAGTCAAGCTGGCTGAAGGATTGCTTCGAAAAAACCCCAATCGGATTACCTTCTACGGACCGATCGTATCTTACTTGTTTACACTTGTGGCCGGTACAGGTCATGTTTGTTATTCGATATTACCTGTTATTTCAGAGGTGGCACGAGAAACCGGCGTGCGTCCTGAGCGACCATTGTCTATTGCAGTGATTGCATCTCAACAGGCTATTACAGCAAGTCCTATATCTGCAGCAACCGTTGCTTTATTAGGTATGCTAACACCTTACAACTTTGAATTGATCGATATATTGATGATCAGTATTCCCGCTACTTTCTTTGGTGTATTGCTTGGCGCCTTTGCAGCCAACAAGATGGGAAAAGATTTAAAAGACGATCCTGAGTATCAAAAACGTTTAAAAGAAGGAAAGTTAACCGTGAAATCTGACAGCACGAATAAAGAAGTTCCAACTTCTGCAAAAATTTCCGTGGGACTATTCGTATTAGGTGCTTTCGCAATTGTCATGTTTGGCTCATTTGCCAGTTTACGTCCGGTATGGAATGTTGGGGGTGAAATGGTTAAAATGGGGATGCCCGCTACCATCGAAATGGTGATGATGGCTATTGCAGCCCTGATCCTGATTTTTGCTAAAGTTAAAGTTGAAGATGTTGCCAAAGGAAATGTTTTCTCAGCAGGAATGCAGGCCGTGATTGCAATCTTCGGTATTGCCTGGATGGGTGATACATTCTTCGCAGCCAATATGGATTACCTGGGAGGCGGTATTAAGGAGATGGTGACCAATATGCCATGGCTGTTTGCCTTTGCCCTATTTGTACTTTCAATTCTGCTCTATAGCCAGGCAGCTACAGTTCGTGCCTTAATGCCTTTGGGCATTGCTTTAGGCCTTCCTGCTCCTGCACTTATTGCCATGTTCCCATCGGTAAACGGATACTTTTTTATTCCAAACTACCCAACCGTAGTTGCTGCGATCAATTTTGACCAAACAGGAACAACACGCATTGGAAAATACCTGCTGAATCACAGTTTTATGATTCCGGGCATGGTGGCTACTATTGGAGCCGTATCAATGGGATTTCTAATGATTTCAATATTATTCTAA
- the ansB gene encoding L-asparaginase 2 has protein sequence MNLKQRITRVLLLVAIVTMGAMTSLNAQTLPNLTIIATGGTIAGSGDSSIKTNYTAGVVTVDKLLAAVPEVMNLAKIKGVQISSIGSQEMNDAVWLKLAKKINSLLASDDCDGIVITHGTDTMEETAYFLNLVVKSDKPVILVGSMRPGSAMSADGPMNLFNAVALAVNPASKGRGVMVSMNDLILGADDVTKTNTTNVSTFQCPNFGALGYMHNGQPTFRRATTAKNTTASEFDVTNLNELPKVDIIYGYANANAVVVDAFVKDGAKGLIHAGVGNGNLYPTVMDALVSAQKDGVQVVRSSRVFSGSTTLDAEVDDAKFNFVASLYKNPQKARILLMLALTKTNDYKEIQRMFYEY, from the coding sequence ATGAACCTGAAACAAAGAATTACTCGAGTTTTACTTCTGGTAGCGATTGTTACCATGGGAGCAATGACTTCCCTTAATGCACAAACATTACCAAACCTGACTATTATTGCAACTGGTGGTACCATTGCCGGATCAGGTGATTCAAGCATCAAAACCAACTACACTGCGGGTGTTGTTACTGTTGATAAATTATTAGCAGCTGTACCTGAAGTGATGAATTTAGCAAAAATCAAAGGGGTACAGATTTCTTCAATCGGTAGCCAGGAAATGAACGATGCGGTGTGGTTGAAACTAGCTAAAAAAATCAACAGCTTATTAGCTTCTGACGATTGTGATGGTATCGTGATTACTCACGGAACAGATACGATGGAAGAAACCGCTTATTTCCTAAACCTTGTTGTAAAAAGCGACAAGCCGGTTATTTTGGTAGGATCTATGCGTCCAGGTTCTGCAATGAGTGCTGACGGACCAATGAACCTTTTCAATGCAGTTGCTTTAGCTGTTAACCCAGCTTCTAAAGGACGTGGTGTTATGGTATCGATGAACGACCTGATTTTAGGTGCTGACGATGTAACTAAAACCAACACAACTAACGTATCAACTTTCCAGTGCCCTAACTTCGGTGCTTTGGGATACATGCACAATGGTCAGCCTACTTTCCGTCGTGCAACTACAGCTAAAAACACAACAGCTTCAGAATTTGATGTAACCAACTTGAACGAACTACCTAAAGTTGACATCATCTACGGATATGCAAATGCAAATGCAGTTGTTGTTGACGCTTTTGTAAAAGATGGTGCAAAAGGTCTGATTCACGCAGGTGTAGGTAATGGTAACCTTTACCCTACTGTAATGGATGCTTTGGTTTCTGCACAGAAAGATGGTGTACAAGTGGTACGTAGCTCACGTGTATTCTCAGGATCGACAACATTGGATGCTGAGGTTGATGACGCGAAATTCAACTTTGTTGCTTCTCTTTACAAAAACCCACAAAAAGCAAGAATCCTTTTGATGTTGGCTTTAACCAAAACGAACGATTACAAGGAAATTCAAAGAATGTTTTACGAGTACTAG
- a CDS encoding porin, producing MSLKKYIIAALAVLTIGGTAMAQEAINLKALEQKIASLDQKNDSFNFYLNLQNSANMYINGGDYEGIDFKTNQMRLEMRGEVVKGIRYRVRHRMNRGTSAEGLDNLSRATDIASISIDVAKNFTITGGKQCTAFGGYEFDLNPIDIYQYSDMIDYMDNFLTGVDFAYQVKSQEFRLQIVNSRNDYMDNIYEGLNGVEASKNALGYTLNWNGSLFDGKVQTRWSYSLFEDAKDKFTNYIALGTQVKLGKKAQLQFDWMNSHEDIDRKGIVSDMMNANGGEYVRGMDVVYNSLVAKVDYRVNNKFNMFVKGMYETATNEGNTDANLNDEFRTSYGYMTGLEYHPIAEGLKIFFTYTGRYFDYDSSLTENMGLKDQYTNRFSIGMVYRLKMY from the coding sequence ATGAGTTTAAAAAAATATATAATCGCGGCTCTTGCAGTTCTGACTATCGGAGGAACAGCTATGGCTCAGGAAGCAATAAATCTGAAAGCGTTGGAGCAAAAAATTGCTTCTTTGGATCAGAAAAATGACTCTTTTAATTTCTACTTAAACCTTCAGAATTCTGCCAATATGTATATCAATGGCGGCGATTACGAAGGCATCGATTTCAAAACAAACCAAATGCGTCTTGAGATGCGTGGTGAAGTGGTTAAAGGTATCCGTTACCGTGTTCGTCACCGTATGAACCGTGGTACTTCTGCCGAAGGATTGGATAACCTGTCACGTGCAACTGATATTGCCTCTATCTCTATCGATGTTGCAAAGAACTTCACTATTACCGGTGGTAAGCAGTGTACAGCATTTGGTGGATACGAGTTCGACCTGAACCCTATTGACATTTACCAGTACAGCGACATGATCGACTATATGGATAACTTCCTAACGGGTGTTGATTTCGCTTATCAGGTAAAAAGTCAGGAGTTCCGTTTACAAATTGTGAATTCTCGTAACGACTATATGGATAATATCTACGAAGGATTGAACGGTGTAGAAGCCAGCAAAAATGCTTTGGGTTATACCTTAAACTGGAATGGTAGCCTTTTCGACGGTAAAGTGCAGACACGTTGGTCTTACTCTTTATTCGAAGATGCTAAGGATAAATTCACAAACTACATTGCTTTGGGTACACAAGTAAAATTGGGTAAAAAAGCACAATTGCAGTTCGACTGGATGAACTCTCACGAGGATATCGACCGTAAAGGCATTGTTTCGGATATGATGAATGCCAATGGTGGTGAGTACGTTCGCGGAATGGATGTGGTGTACAACTCATTGGTTGCCAAAGTTGATTACCGTGTGAACAACAAATTCAACATGTTTGTGAAAGGGATGTACGAAACAGCTACCAACGAAGGTAACACTGATGCCAACCTAAACGACGAGTTCCGTACATCATACGGTTACATGACTGGTTTGGAATATCACCCAATTGCAGAAGGCCTGAAAATCTTCTTCACATACACAGGTCGCTATTTCGATTACGACAGTAGCCTGACTGAAAATATGGGTCTTAAAGATCAGTACACAAACCGTTTCTCAATTGGTATGGTTTACAGACTTAAAATGTACTAG
- the aspA gene encoding aspartate ammonia-lyase, producing the protein MKTRQEHDLLGYKEVPADAYYGIQTLRAVENFDICGVKLSFYPLFIDALAMVKMASAKANNELGLLSDELTKVIVKAGEEVLAGEYYDQFPVDMIQGGAGTSTNMNANEVIANRALELMGFEKGEYEHCHPNNHINLSQSTNDAYPTAIKIALINHNTRLVEVLKNLVESFRAKGKEFAHVIKMGRTQLQDAVPMTLGQEFEAYAANLEEEIARLNQNAQLFREVNMGATAIGTGINSEPEYSEKVVRHLQQITNLDIVLAGNLIEATPDTGSYVMYSSALKRLAVKLSKICNDLRLMSAGPRCGLNEINLPKMQPGSSIMPGKVNPVIPEVVNQVAFKVIGNDLTVTFAAEAGQLQLNVMEPVLVRSILESMEMLEKAMDVLKDKCITGITANEEHCREMVLNSIGIVTALNPTLGYEASSALAKEALADNRSVYDLVLEKNLLTKEMLDELLQPERMIKPQKFVTK; encoded by the coding sequence ATGAAAACAAGACAAGAACACGATCTATTGGGTTACAAAGAGGTACCAGCTGATGCATATTATGGTATTCAAACCCTCCGTGCCGTTGAGAACTTTGATATCTGTGGTGTAAAACTTAGCTTCTATCCCCTGTTTATTGATGCTTTGGCAATGGTAAAAATGGCTTCGGCAAAAGCAAACAACGAATTGGGATTGCTTTCTGACGAACTAACTAAAGTAATTGTAAAAGCGGGTGAAGAAGTTTTGGCTGGCGAATATTACGACCAGTTTCCTGTTGACATGATTCAAGGGGGTGCGGGTACATCAACCAATATGAATGCCAACGAGGTAATTGCCAACCGTGCATTGGAATTGATGGGATTTGAAAAAGGAGAATACGAGCACTGTCATCCAAACAACCATATCAACCTTTCGCAATCGACTAATGATGCCTATCCTACTGCCATCAAGATTGCTTTGATCAACCACAATACACGTCTTGTTGAGGTATTGAAAAACCTGGTTGAGTCTTTCCGTGCTAAGGGTAAAGAATTTGCTCACGTTATTAAAATGGGTCGTACCCAACTTCAGGATGCAGTACCAATGACACTGGGACAGGAATTCGAAGCCTATGCTGCAAACCTTGAAGAAGAAATTGCGCGTTTGAACCAAAATGCACAATTGTTCCGCGAAGTGAACATGGGAGCTACTGCTATCGGAACAGGTATCAACTCTGAGCCTGAGTACTCTGAAAAAGTAGTAAGACACTTGCAACAAATTACCAATTTGGATATTGTTTTGGCGGGTAACCTGATTGAGGCGACACCTGACACCGGTTCATACGTTATGTACTCGTCTGCATTGAAACGTTTGGCTGTTAAACTATCTAAAATTTGTAACGACCTTCGTTTGATGTCTGCAGGTCCACGTTGTGGATTGAATGAAATCAACCTACCAAAAATGCAACCAGGTTCTTCAATCATGCCAGGTAAAGTAAACCCTGTTATTCCAGAGGTGGTTAACCAGGTTGCTTTCAAAGTTATTGGTAACGATTTGACCGTAACTTTTGCTGCTGAAGCCGGACAATTGCAACTAAATGTGATGGAGCCTGTATTGGTAAGATCCATTTTGGAATCAATGGAAATGCTTGAAAAAGCAATGGACGTGCTAAAAGACAAATGTATCACTGGTATTACTGCCAACGAAGAACACTGTCGTGAGATGGTGCTTAATAGTATTGGTATTGTAACTGCATTGAACCCAACCTTAGGTTACGAAGCCTCTTCAGCTTTGGCTAAGGAAGCCCTTGCTGATAACCGCAGCGTTTACGATTTGGTTTTGGAGAAAAATCTATTGACCAAAGAGATGTTGGACGAATTGCTACAACCTGAAAGAATGATCAAACCTCAAAAGTTTGTAACAAAATAA